In a genomic window of Streptomyces noursei ATCC 11455:
- a CDS encoding IclR family transcriptional regulator, giving the protein MVQAVHRAIHVLRELATATPRLGVTELADRIGVAKPTAHALLRTLEAEGLVVQDRESGKYQLGPGLVTLGNAYLDSHELRTRAATWADRLAAQADAAVWTGILTDSHVLVVHHAFRPGGAMQVLETGASLPWNACALGKAIAAFLPAERRTALLTGELPRVTGSSLDDPAELQAQLDRVRETGYAVDENELTLGDAGIAAPVFDRTGEVVGGLGLVGPIERLLAENARQEHAISVREVARSLSRDLGAPRNAGLRACN; this is encoded by the coding sequence ATGGTCCAGGCGGTGCACAGGGCGATCCATGTGCTGCGGGAACTCGCCACGGCGACCCCGCGGTTGGGCGTGACGGAACTGGCCGACCGGATCGGAGTCGCCAAGCCGACCGCCCACGCGCTGCTGCGCACCCTGGAGGCGGAGGGGCTGGTCGTCCAGGACCGCGAGTCCGGCAAGTACCAACTGGGGCCTGGCCTGGTGACGCTGGGCAACGCCTACCTGGACTCGCACGAGCTGCGCACTCGCGCGGCGACCTGGGCCGACCGGCTCGCCGCCCAGGCGGACGCGGCCGTCTGGACCGGCATTCTGACGGACAGTCATGTGCTGGTGGTGCACCATGCGTTCCGGCCCGGTGGGGCGATGCAGGTGCTGGAGACGGGGGCCAGTCTGCCGTGGAACGCCTGCGCGCTGGGCAAGGCGATCGCCGCCTTCCTGCCCGCCGAACGCCGCACCGCACTGCTGACGGGCGAGTTGCCGCGGGTCACCGGCTCCAGTCTCGACGACCCGGCGGAACTCCAGGCGCAGTTGGACCGGGTGCGGGAGACCGGGTACGCGGTGGATGAGAACGAGTTGACGCTCGGTGACGCGGGGATCGCGGCGCCGGTCTTCGACCGCACCGGTGAGGTGGTCGGCGGACTGGGGCTGGTGGGCCCGATCGAGAGACTGTTGGCCGAAAACGCACGCCAGGAACACGCCATTTCGGTGCGCGAGGTCGCGCGCAGCCTGTCGAGGGATCTCGGCGCTCCGCGCAACGCCGGCCTGCGGGCCTGCAATTGA
- a CDS encoding aminotransferase-like domain-containing protein — protein MSQEPPTTVLPAQGLHGSLADPLMEVMNFLNEVTSRYPEAISFGPGRPYEGLFEVEQIGDYLTAYQRYLTEERGCSPDQVRTLLFQYGRTNGQIHELVARALRNDEGITADPESLVVTVGAQEGMFLVLRALFADPADVLLVSSPCYVGITGAARLLDIETVHVPEGPEGCDPDVLRRTVAELRAAGKRPRAFYVVPDFSNPTGTCLPVAGRRRLLAAADAEDLLVLEDNPYGFFTPTGSGLPTLKALDDRQRVIYLGSFAKTCFPGARVGYVIADQQVQAPDGSRTLLADELSKIKGMVTVNTPALSQAVIGGMLVSHDYRLREANKPAADFYQSNLRILLDNLDRLLPRDRREAAGISWNSPAGGFFLTLNLPVPADNALLEESAREHGVIWTPMSYFYPEGDGGRHQMRLSLSYLTPDQVAEGARRLAGLLERSCG, from the coding sequence GTGAGCCAGGAACCTCCCACCACCGTGCTGCCGGCCCAGGGCCTGCACGGTTCGCTCGCCGATCCGCTGATGGAGGTGATGAACTTCCTCAACGAGGTCACCTCCCGCTACCCGGAGGCGATCTCCTTCGGCCCCGGCCGCCCGTACGAGGGGCTCTTCGAGGTCGAGCAGATCGGCGACTACCTCACCGCCTACCAGCGGTACCTCACCGAGGAGCGCGGCTGCTCCCCGGACCAGGTCCGCACCCTGCTCTTCCAGTACGGGCGCACCAACGGCCAGATCCACGAACTGGTCGCCCGCGCCCTGCGCAACGACGAGGGCATCACCGCCGATCCGGAGTCCCTGGTGGTCACGGTGGGCGCCCAGGAGGGGATGTTCCTCGTCCTGCGCGCCCTGTTCGCCGACCCCGCGGACGTCCTGCTGGTCTCCTCGCCGTGCTACGTCGGCATCACCGGCGCCGCCCGGCTGCTGGACATCGAGACCGTGCACGTCCCGGAGGGCCCGGAGGGGTGTGATCCGGACGTCCTGCGGCGGACGGTCGCCGAGCTGCGCGCCGCCGGGAAGCGTCCGCGGGCCTTCTACGTGGTGCCCGACTTCTCCAACCCGACCGGCACCTGTCTGCCGGTCGCCGGGCGCCGCCGGCTGCTGGCAGCGGCGGACGCCGAGGACCTGCTCGTCCTGGAGGACAACCCGTACGGGTTCTTCACGCCGACGGGCAGCGGCCTGCCCACGCTCAAGGCGCTGGACGACCGGCAACGGGTGATCTATCTCGGTTCGTTCGCCAAGACCTGCTTCCCCGGTGCCCGGGTCGGCTATGTGATCGCCGACCAGCAGGTTCAGGCCCCGGACGGCAGCCGCACCCTGCTGGCCGACGAACTGTCGAAGATCAAGGGCATGGTGACGGTGAACACCCCGGCGCTCAGCCAGGCGGTCATCGGCGGCATGCTGGTCAGCCACGACTACCGGCTGCGGGAGGCCAACAAGCCCGCCGCCGACTTCTACCAGTCCAACCTGCGGATCCTGCTCGACAACCTCGACCGGCTGCTGCCCCGGGACCGGCGCGAGGCGGCCGGAATCAGCTGGAACTCTCCGGCGGGTGGCTTCTTCCTCACCCTGAACCTCCCGGTTCCGGCGGACAATGCACTGCTGGAAGAGTCCGCCCGCGAGCACGGAGTGATCTGGACACCGATGAGCTACTTCTATCCCGAGGGTGACGGCGGCCGTCACCAAATGCGCCTCTCCCTCAGCTATTTGACGCCGGATCAAGTGGCCGAGGGCGCCCGCCGACTGGCCGGGCTGCTGGAACGGAGCTGCGGATGA
- a CDS encoding acylphosphatase, translating to MVRKHVIVSGRVQGVFFRDTCRQNAVAQGVTGWVRNLPDGDVEAVFEGPEDHVTRMVDWAHQGPPAAAVTKVAVRDEEPERLSGFEVLPTPRA from the coding sequence ATGGTGCGGAAGCACGTCATCGTGTCGGGGCGGGTGCAGGGAGTCTTCTTCCGGGACACCTGCCGCCAGAACGCTGTTGCACAGGGCGTCACCGGGTGGGTGCGCAACCTTCCCGACGGGGACGTCGAAGCGGTCTTCGAAGGCCCTGAGGACCATGTCACGAGGATGGTCGACTGGGCGCACCAGGGACCCCCGGCCGCGGCCGTGACGAAGGTCGCGGTGCGGGACGAGGAGCCGGAGCGCCTGAGCGGTTTCGAGGTCCTCCCCACGCCTCGCGCGTGA
- a CDS encoding DUF402 domain-containing protein, protein MVTGAVLSVGGEVHVTLVKGGRTKVRYPATVVHDDGVHAVVRALWARPTVRDFGFVRFEPGDVFTEHYWRDRWYAVKEVRAGDGTVKGWYCDVTRPAEIGPGSIAVEDLDLDLWQSADGATVLRLDEDEFAQSGIEHRDPAAAARARQALDTLEDLARAGRLDTP, encoded by the coding sequence GTGGTGACCGGGGCGGTGCTGTCGGTGGGCGGCGAAGTGCACGTCACGCTGGTGAAAGGGGGGCGGACCAAGGTGCGGTACCCCGCAACCGTCGTGCACGACGACGGCGTGCACGCCGTCGTGCGGGCCCTCTGGGCGCGGCCCACCGTCCGGGACTTCGGCTTCGTCCGGTTCGAGCCGGGCGATGTCTTCACCGAGCACTACTGGCGCGACCGCTGGTACGCGGTCAAGGAGGTCCGGGCCGGCGACGGCACGGTCAAGGGCTGGTACTGCGATGTGACGCGCCCCGCGGAGATCGGCCCGGGCAGCATCGCGGTCGAGGACCTGGACCTGGACCTGTGGCAGTCGGCAGACGGCGCGACCGTGCTCCGCCTGGACGAGGACGAATTCGCGCAGAGCGGTATCGAGCACCGCGATCCGGCAGCGGCGGCCCGGGCGCGGCAGGCCCTGGACACCCTCGAAGACCTCGCCCGCGCCGGAAGGTTGGACACGCCCTGA
- the hppD gene encoding 4-hydroxyphenylpyruvate dioxygenase encodes MTAHSVDHVEFFVGDVNQASHYYCGTYGFRVVAEAGPLTGLAGARSLVLAHGGVRLVLTSALHADHAASHFVRKHGDGVRDVALRSTDAAGDFAAAVAAGADAVSEPETFEDAGGRVVRATIAATNDLVHTFVQRDDPEGAFLPQRYLPVDDGAPDPGLLRSVDHLAMCLRPGSLDTMVDFYGRALGLKHTYDEYIVVGGQAMASKVVQDATRGITFTMVEPDPTSNRGQLNDFLDGFDGPGVQHVAYGTDDIVTAARELRGSGVELLSTPAGYYASLAARGIEVGIDPAVLQDLGLLADRDEWGQLVQVFTRSPYARRTVFFELIQRLDARTFGSGNIKALYEAVERERADTAVPAGAAARVGG; translated from the coding sequence GTGACCGCCCATTCCGTCGACCACGTCGAGTTCTTCGTCGGAGACGTCAACCAGGCATCCCACTACTACTGCGGCACCTACGGATTCCGTGTGGTGGCCGAGGCCGGCCCGCTCACCGGGCTCGCCGGCGCCCGCTCGCTGGTCCTGGCCCACGGCGGGGTCCGCCTGGTGCTGACCTCGGCCCTGCACGCCGACCACGCCGCCTCGCACTTCGTCCGCAAGCACGGCGACGGCGTGCGGGACGTGGCCCTGCGGTCCACCGACGCGGCCGGCGACTTCGCGGCCGCGGTGGCCGCGGGCGCCGACGCGGTGTCCGAGCCCGAGACGTTCGAGGACGCCGGCGGCCGGGTCGTCCGGGCCACCATCGCCGCGACCAACGACCTGGTGCACACCTTCGTCCAACGCGACGACCCCGAAGGGGCGTTCCTGCCGCAGCGGTACCTGCCCGTCGACGACGGAGCGCCCGACCCCGGGCTGCTGCGCTCCGTCGACCACCTCGCCATGTGCCTGCGCCCCGGCTCGCTGGACACCATGGTCGACTTCTACGGGCGCGCGCTCGGCCTGAAGCACACCTACGACGAGTACATCGTCGTCGGCGGCCAGGCCATGGCCTCCAAGGTCGTCCAGGACGCGACCCGGGGCATCACCTTCACCATGGTGGAGCCCGACCCGACCAGCAACCGCGGACAGCTCAACGACTTCCTCGACGGCTTCGACGGCCCGGGCGTCCAGCACGTCGCCTACGGCACCGACGACATCGTCACCGCCGCCCGCGAACTCCGCGGTTCCGGCGTGGAGTTGCTCTCCACCCCGGCCGGCTACTACGCCTCGCTGGCCGCGCGCGGCATCGAGGTGGGCATCGACCCGGCGGTCCTCCAGGACCTCGGCCTGCTGGCCGACCGGGACGAGTGGGGCCAGCTGGTGCAGGTCTTCACCCGCTCCCCCTACGCCCGCCGCACGGTGTTCTTCGAGCTGATCCAGCGGCTCGACGCCCGCACCTTCGGCAGCGGCAACATCAAGGCCCTCTACGAGGCCGTCGAGCGGGAGCGCGCCGACACCGCCGTACCGGCGGGCGCCGCGGCGAGGGTCGGCGGGTGA
- a CDS encoding Type 1 glutamine amidotransferase-like domain-containing protein codes for MAAPTPTVLATSGGHRTGGRTMVTFNSLVHHAVELSGAHGRRPRVMYVGTAIGDAEHFTSRMTEAARVAGFDLTPLHLFPMPNLDDVEGAVLDQDVVWVMGGSVANLLAVWRVHGLDRVMRRAWEAGVVLSGVSAGSLCWFQGGATDSFGPELRPVTNALGFLPYGNGVHYDVDRGRRPLTHRLVADGTLPVAHCTDDGVGLVYRGTELVEAVTEVPGKGAYIVTRDGDAAVEERIEPRRLPAVS; via the coding sequence ATGGCCGCACCGACACCGACCGTTCTCGCCACCTCCGGAGGGCACCGCACGGGTGGTCGCACCATGGTGACGTTCAACTCCCTGGTGCACCACGCCGTCGAGCTCTCCGGCGCCCACGGCCGCCGCCCCCGCGTCATGTACGTCGGCACGGCCATCGGGGACGCCGAGCACTTCACCTCCCGGATGACCGAGGCCGCCCGGGTGGCCGGGTTCGACCTGACGCCGCTGCACCTGTTCCCCATGCCCAATCTCGACGACGTCGAGGGCGCCGTCCTCGATCAGGACGTCGTCTGGGTCATGGGCGGCTCGGTGGCCAATCTGCTGGCCGTGTGGCGCGTGCACGGACTGGACCGCGTCATGCGGCGGGCGTGGGAGGCCGGGGTCGTGCTGAGCGGGGTGAGCGCGGGTTCCCTGTGCTGGTTCCAAGGGGGCGCGACCGACTCGTTCGGACCGGAGCTGCGGCCCGTCACCAACGCCCTCGGTTTCCTGCCCTACGGCAACGGCGTGCACTACGACGTCGACCGGGGCCGCCGGCCGCTCACCCACCGGCTGGTGGCGGACGGCACCCTGCCGGTGGCGCACTGCACGGATGACGGTGTGGGGCTGGTCTACCGCGGCACCGAGCTGGTCGAGGCCGTGACCGAGGTCCCGGGCAAGGGTGCCTACATCGTCACGCGCGACGGCGACGCGGCGGTGGAGGAGCGCATCGAGCCCCGCCGGCTCCCCGCCGTGTCCTAG
- a CDS encoding 5-carboxymethyl-2-hydroxymuconate Delta-isomerase: MPHILVDHDATLREFLDTRRFAHELHALAAKTVDGITIDSCKTRFRCVEEVVIAHDAPQQALIHVDFAILPGRTTETKTALGQAVLDLVRAHTAAATQLTVHASVEVRDLDAAYTKHVTPAGTER; encoded by the coding sequence ATGCCGCACATCCTCGTCGACCACGACGCGACCCTGCGCGAGTTCCTGGACACCCGCCGCTTCGCGCACGAGCTGCACGCGCTCGCCGCGAAGACCGTCGACGGCATCACCATCGACAGCTGCAAGACCCGCTTCCGCTGCGTCGAGGAGGTGGTCATCGCCCATGACGCTCCCCAACAGGCCCTGATCCACGTGGACTTCGCGATCCTGCCGGGCCGCACCACGGAGACCAAGACCGCACTCGGCCAGGCGGTGCTGGACCTGGTACGCGCCCACACGGCAGCGGCGACGCAGCTGACCGTGCACGCCTCCGTCGAGGTCCGCGATCTCGACGCGGCCTACACCAAACACGTGACGCCGGCCGGCACCGAACGGTGA
- a CDS encoding alpha-hydroxy acid oxidase gives MTAPTASRATRPELLLNPRDYASAARARLDRPVWDYIAGGSGDEVTLREDRAAYDRYRLRPRALVDVSRCDTATTLLGRPVAFPVGIAPMAYHQLVHPDGETATVRAAGTVGALTIASTFSSISLEEIAGAAAGPLWLQLYVMRHREVTASLVRRAEAAGYQALVVTVDTPRMARRERDLRNGFRLPPHIRPANFDEDHDPGLYQGSSGSSTLAAHAARHHDAAFTWDDLAWLRSLTDLPLVLKGVLTAEDARRAAGLGVAGLIVSTHGGRQLDGAVPALEALPEVVAAAGDRCDVLVDGGVRRGSDVLKALALGARAVLVGRPVLWGLAVDGEAGATQVLSALREELEEAMALTGRPRLDAIAPDLLHRSAHLSPHLTDDDRELA, from the coding sequence GTGACCGCGCCGACCGCCTCCCGCGCCACCCGACCCGAACTGCTGCTGAACCCGCGGGACTACGCCTCGGCGGCCCGCGCCCGGCTCGACCGGCCGGTGTGGGACTACATCGCCGGCGGCAGCGGCGACGAGGTCACCCTGCGCGAGGACCGTGCGGCCTACGACCGCTACCGACTGCGCCCCCGCGCCCTGGTCGACGTCTCCCGCTGCGACACGGCGACCACCCTGCTCGGCCGTCCGGTGGCGTTTCCGGTGGGCATCGCGCCCATGGCCTACCACCAGCTGGTCCACCCGGACGGTGAGACCGCCACCGTGCGCGCGGCCGGCACGGTGGGCGCGCTCACCATCGCCAGCACCTTCTCCAGCATCTCGCTGGAGGAGATCGCGGGGGCCGCCGCCGGACCGCTGTGGCTCCAGCTGTACGTGATGCGCCACCGGGAGGTCACCGCGTCCCTGGTGCGCCGGGCCGAGGCCGCCGGCTACCAGGCCCTGGTGGTCACCGTCGACACCCCGCGGATGGCCCGTCGGGAGCGGGATCTGCGCAACGGCTTCCGTCTGCCCCCGCACATCCGCCCCGCCAACTTCGACGAGGACCACGATCCCGGGCTGTACCAGGGCAGTTCCGGCAGCTCCACGCTCGCCGCACACGCCGCCCGGCACCACGACGCCGCGTTCACCTGGGACGACCTGGCGTGGCTGCGGTCGCTGACCGATCTGCCACTGGTGCTCAAGGGCGTCCTGACCGCGGAGGACGCCCGACGGGCGGCCGGACTCGGGGTGGCGGGCCTGATCGTCTCCACCCACGGCGGACGCCAACTCGACGGTGCCGTACCGGCGTTGGAGGCACTCCCGGAGGTCGTCGCGGCGGCCGGCGACCGGTGCGACGTGCTCGTCGACGGCGGCGTCCGCCGCGGGAGCGACGTGCTCAAGGCACTGGCGCTCGGGGCCCGCGCGGTCCTGGTCGGTCGTCCCGTCCTGTGGGGCCTGGCCGTCGACGGCGAGGCCGGCGCCACGCAGGTCCTGTCCGCCCTCCGGGAAGAACTGGAAGAGGCGATGGCACTGACCGGCCGGCCCCGCCTCGACGCGATCGCCCCGGACCTGCTCCACCGCTCCGCACACCTTTCCCCCCACCTCACCGACGACGACAGGGAACTGGCATGA
- a CDS encoding phytanoyl-CoA dioxygenase family protein: MTDTAPNDTRFTLTPAEQELLPTEEEVRFYQEHGWYLSKKLLTDEEVDLLDSAADRFYAGHRDRTLPTRPPRLAYWEPEKGDVHRHNDYIFYEDDTIRSILSKPLIAAVAARIAQTGQIRLWNSTLIHKPQRMDDERNIVPWHFDRHYWQTCSSDEMLTAFIPFHDCGEEMGTITMVDGSHRWKETGGDDSTSRHFADRDRSELEDMLAENAAFNNAEVRKVPVTIPKGHISFHHCRTYHGSGYNVSDRPRRAISLHLQDRTNQWRPYQLSGGDLVVYNNDVLVRKDAGGNPDYTDPDFCPVLWEDAR, from the coding sequence ATGACCGACACCGCGCCGAACGACACCCGCTTCACGCTGACCCCCGCCGAGCAGGAACTGCTGCCGACCGAAGAGGAGGTGCGGTTCTACCAGGAGCACGGCTGGTACCTGTCCAAGAAGCTGCTCACCGACGAGGAGGTCGATCTGCTGGACTCCGCGGCCGACCGCTTCTATGCCGGCCACCGGGACCGCACCCTGCCGACCCGCCCGCCGCGGCTGGCCTACTGGGAACCGGAGAAGGGCGATGTGCACCGGCACAACGACTACATCTTCTACGAGGACGACACCATCCGCTCCATCCTCTCCAAGCCGCTCATCGCGGCGGTCGCGGCGCGGATCGCGCAGACCGGCCAGATACGGCTGTGGAACAGCACCCTGATCCACAAGCCGCAGCGGATGGACGACGAGCGCAACATCGTGCCCTGGCACTTCGACCGCCACTACTGGCAGACCTGCTCCTCCGACGAGATGCTCACCGCCTTCATCCCCTTCCACGACTGCGGTGAGGAGATGGGGACCATCACGATGGTGGACGGCAGCCACCGTTGGAAGGAGACCGGCGGCGACGATTCCACCAGTCGCCACTTCGCCGATCGCGACCGTTCCGAACTTGAGGACATGCTTGCGGAGAACGCCGCCTTCAACAACGCGGAGGTCCGCAAGGTGCCCGTGACCATCCCCAAGGGACACATCAGCTTCCACCACTGCCGCACCTACCACGGCAGCGGCTACAACGTCAGCGACCGGCCCCGCCGCGCCATCTCCCTCCACCTCCAGGACCGCACCAACCAGTGGCGCCCCTACCAGCTGTCCGGCGGCGACCTGGTGGTCTACAACAACGACGTGCTCGTCCGGAAGGACGCGGGCGGCAACCCCGACTACACCGACCCGGACTTCTGCCCGGTCCTGTGGGAGGACGCCAGGTGA
- the dhaL gene encoding dihydroxyacetone kinase subunit DhaL: MREPERDRGTLHGRADAPGRDALDHPLVLAWLRCVSTAMHQHQDHLIRLDSAIGDGDHGANMARGFRAVRVALDAPSQPPTSPGAALFTAGETLISTVGGASGPLYGGAFRTLGAALGTEPEVGTRRFAAGLTAALATMQRLGAAVPGDKTMIDACSPAIGAFRAAAEAGAGLPAAACAAAQAAEAGMQATIPLQARKGRASYLGLRSIGHQDPGATSACYVFRALAEAAGTPANPSP, translated from the coding sequence ATGCGGGAGCCTGAGAGGGACCGCGGCACGTTACACGGCCGTGCGGATGCGCCCGGCCGGGACGCGCTGGACCACCCCCTCGTTCTCGCCTGGCTGCGGTGTGTCAGCACGGCCATGCATCAGCATCAGGACCACCTCATCCGCCTCGACTCCGCCATCGGGGACGGGGATCACGGGGCCAACATGGCTCGTGGCTTCAGGGCGGTGCGCGTCGCCCTCGACGCCCCGTCACAACCGCCTACCTCGCCCGGCGCGGCACTGTTCACCGCGGGCGAGACGCTGATCTCCACCGTCGGAGGCGCCTCCGGGCCGTTGTACGGGGGCGCCTTCCGCACACTGGGAGCGGCCCTCGGCACCGAACCCGAGGTCGGCACCCGCCGGTTCGCCGCCGGCCTCACCGCCGCGCTGGCCACCATGCAGCGCCTGGGCGCGGCGGTGCCCGGCGACAAGACCATGATCGATGCCTGCTCCCCCGCGATCGGCGCCTTCAGGGCCGCCGCGGAGGCCGGCGCCGGCCTGCCCGCCGCCGCGTGCGCCGCGGCCCAGGCCGCCGAGGCCGGCATGCAGGCCACCATCCCGCTCCAGGCCCGGAAGGGCCGGGCCTCCTACCTGGGGCTGCGCAGCATCGGCCACCAGGATCCCGGCGCCACCTCGGCCTGCTACGTCTTCCGGGCCCTCGCCGAAGCGGCGGGGACACCGGCGAACCCCTCGCCCTGA
- a CDS encoding DUF6126 family protein: protein MTDDHSTGRPTDAASSAPDPSFGGGMSEARKERGASVRVFLYIAGSHLLLGFMALLFYLGSHAQK from the coding sequence ATGACCGACGACCACAGCACCGGACGGCCCACCGACGCGGCGTCGTCCGCGCCCGATCCCTCCTTCGGCGGCGGGATGTCGGAGGCCCGGAAGGAACGCGGGGCATCCGTGCGGGTCTTCCTCTACATCGCCGGGAGCCATCTCCTCCTGGGGTTCATGGCCCTGCTGTTCTATCTGGGGTCGCACGCGCAGAAGTAG
- a CDS encoding DUF3040 domain-containing protein, with translation MTEALSRREQFLLAQIEQDLRAEDTELDRRLTTMRWDVPPPQEPQSEGQGGAPAVRALGVLLRGLLASAATASMTAMTSVCASLWSLTLACLARLVGRWARPLSTDDPEPAD, from the coding sequence ATGACTGAGGCACTCTCCCGCCGGGAGCAATTCCTCCTGGCACAGATCGAACAGGACCTGCGTGCGGAGGACACGGAGCTGGACCGGCGCCTGACGACCATGCGATGGGACGTCCCGCCGCCGCAGGAACCGCAGTCGGAAGGGCAGGGCGGCGCTCCTGCCGTGCGTGCGCTGGGCGTGCTGTTGCGGGGCCTGTTGGCCTCCGCCGCCACGGCCTCCATGACGGCGATGACCTCGGTGTGCGCGTCGCTCTGGAGCCTCACGCTGGCCTGCCTGGCCCGGCTCGTGGGCCGGTGGGCGAGGCCGCTGAGCACCGACGATCCGGAGCCGGCGGACTGA
- a CDS encoding prephenate dehydrogenase codes for MDTAAVVGTGLIGTSIALALTARGVTTHLIDHDPDRVRIAAARGAGIPGPPSEPVDVAVIAVPPSHTARALADHQKAGLARVYTDVASVKALPHAECLALGCDTTTLIGGHPLAGRERSGPLAARADLFQDHHWVLTPTPETRESALNRALELVSLCGAVPVLLDPPDHDRAVALVSHLPHLMAALTAARLRDGEEYAVRLAGRGMGHATRVASGDAGLWADILAANAAALTPLLTELSADLATAAHALSRLSAADREPDATADALADLTALLRRGVEGRARIAPSYGGTAAHPHTVLSVALGDHGRPLARLLDDVDEAQLHLEGLDLEGATIPGPRSPSAPSGSVRLKVAPDVARPLTEALRNRGWAVR; via the coding sequence TTGGACACCGCCGCAGTCGTCGGCACCGGTCTCATCGGTACCTCCATCGCCCTGGCACTGACCGCGCGCGGAGTGACCACCCATCTGATCGACCACGATCCCGACCGCGTCCGGATCGCCGCCGCGCGCGGCGCCGGCATCCCCGGGCCCCCGTCCGAACCGGTGGACGTCGCCGTCATCGCCGTCCCGCCGTCGCACACCGCCCGGGCCCTCGCCGACCACCAGAAGGCCGGACTGGCCCGCGTCTACACCGACGTGGCGAGCGTCAAGGCCCTGCCGCACGCCGAGTGCCTGGCCCTCGGCTGCGACACCACCACCCTGATCGGCGGGCACCCGCTGGCCGGCCGGGAACGCTCCGGCCCGCTCGCGGCCCGCGCCGACCTCTTCCAGGACCACCACTGGGTGCTCACCCCCACCCCGGAGACCCGTGAGTCCGCCCTCAACCGCGCGCTGGAACTCGTCTCGCTCTGCGGCGCCGTACCGGTGCTGCTGGATCCGCCCGACCACGACCGCGCCGTGGCCCTGGTCTCCCACCTCCCCCACCTCATGGCGGCGCTCACCGCCGCCCGGCTGCGGGACGGCGAGGAGTACGCGGTCCGGCTCGCCGGGCGCGGCATGGGCCACGCCACCCGGGTCGCGTCCGGCGACGCCGGGCTCTGGGCCGACATCCTCGCCGCCAACGCCGCCGCCCTCACCCCGCTCCTGACCGAGCTCAGCGCGGACCTGGCGACCGCCGCGCACGCCCTGTCCCGCCTGTCCGCCGCCGACCGGGAGCCGGACGCCACGGCCGACGCACTGGCGGACCTGACGGCGCTGCTGCGCCGCGGCGTCGAGGGGCGTGCCCGCATCGCGCCGTCGTACGGCGGCACCGCGGCACACCCCCACACCGTGCTCTCGGTCGCCCTCGGCGACCACGGCCGGCCGCTCGCCCGGCTTCTCGACGACGTGGACGAGGCGCAACTGCACCTGGAAGGGCTCGACCTGGAGGGCGCGACCATTCCGGGCCCCCGGTCCCCGTCGGCCCCGTCCGGCTCCGTGCGGCTCAAGGTCGCCCCGGACGTGGCACGCCCGCTCACCGAAGCCCTCCGCAACCGCGGCTGGGCGGTCCGCTGA
- a CDS encoding DMT family transporter codes for MNAVLYVVTVLIWGSTWLAIKGQLGDVHPTASIAYRFALAAVILLAWARLRGLPLRYPLRVHGQFVLMGALMFSTNFVCFYFAEQHLTTGLVSIIFAMSLLVNMVFARVFFRRTITAKMLVGGAVGLLGIVTVFWPEFQNFGLSSGSGQGVVLSVIGTLVFCLGNVVSGKTQAAGIPVVQGTGYAMAYGALLMAPFAAIFGGGALFQPTLKYTGSLLYLAVFGSVVGFGAYLTLLGRIGGERAAYAMVLFPIVALLLSTVFEKFTWTARDLAGVALILLGNLVMVVNPSLVRRVTGRPAPAQEPAAPAPADR; via the coding sequence ATGAACGCCGTCCTGTATGTCGTGACGGTGTTGATCTGGGGCTCCACCTGGCTGGCCATCAAGGGGCAGTTGGGGGACGTGCACCCCACGGCATCGATCGCCTACCGCTTCGCGCTGGCCGCCGTGATCCTGCTGGCCTGGGCCCGGTTGCGGGGGTTGCCGCTGCGCTATCCGCTGCGGGTGCACGGCCAGTTCGTCCTCATGGGCGCGCTGATGTTCTCCACCAACTTCGTCTGCTTCTACTTCGCCGAACAGCATCTGACCACCGGACTGGTGTCGATCATCTTCGCCATGTCCCTGTTGGTGAACATGGTCTTCGCCCGGGTCTTCTTCCGGCGCACCATCACCGCGAAGATGCTGGTCGGCGGGGCCGTCGGGCTGTTGGGGATCGTCACGGTGTTCTGGCCGGAGTTCCAGAACTTCGGCCTGTCCTCCGGTTCGGGCCAGGGCGTCGTCCTCTCGGTGATCGGCACCCTGGTCTTCTGCCTGGGCAACGTGGTCTCCGGCAAGACCCAGGCGGCGGGCATCCCGGTGGTACAGGGCACCGGCTACGCCATGGCGTACGGGGCGCTGCTGATGGCCCCGTTCGCCGCGATCTTCGGGGGCGGCGCGCTGTTCCAGCCCACCCTGAAGTACACCGGCTCACTGCTCTATCTCGCCGTCTTCGGGTCGGTGGTGGGCTTCGGCGCCTATCTCACCCTGCTCGGCAGGATCGGCGGTGAGCGCGCCGCCTACGCGATGGTGCTCTTCCCGATCGTGGCGCTGCTGCTGTCCACGGTCTTCGAGAAGTTCACCTGGACGGCCCGGGACCTGGCGGGCGTCGCGCTGATCCTCCTCGGCAACCTCGTGATGGTCGTCAACCCGTCGCTGGTCCGGCGGGTGACCGGCAGACCGGCTCCGGCCCAGGAGCCCGCGGCACCGGCCCCGGCCGACCGCTGA